Proteins found in one Polyodon spathula isolate WHYD16114869_AA chromosome 10, ASM1765450v1, whole genome shotgun sequence genomic segment:
- the dusp19a gene encoding dual specificity protein phosphatase 19a: MHSLAQEIQSFSKNALRKQCTRVTTLTGKRIIETWKDSKVQVVEEAAQPEGVCGYVQDLSLDLQIGVIKPWLLIASQDVAQDFATLKAFKVSHILNVAYGVENTFPEQFVYEAFSILDLPDTDITSFFHNCFKFIEKAKAQNGVVLVHCNAGVSRSAAIVIGYLMSMEYLHFDDAFSLVKGARPAICPNPGFMAQLRKYKPCDGRQFSGNEDP; the protein is encoded by the exons ATGCATTCACTTGCACAGGAAATACAGTCTTTTTCAAAGAACGCGCTGAGGAAGCAATGCACCAGGGTGACCACTTTAACTGGAAAGAGAATTATAGAAACGTGGAAAGATTCCAAAGTCCAGGTTGTGGAAGAAGCAGCGCAGCCCGAGGGAGTTTGTGGATATGTCCAGGATCTCAGCTTGGACCTGCAAATTGGAGTTATAAAGCCCTGGCTACTAATTG CCTCACAAGATGTTGCTCAGGATTTTGCGACTTTGAAAGCATTTAAG gtttcACATATACTAAATGTTGCATATGGAGTTGAAAACACCTTTCCAGAGCAGTTTGTTTATGAAGCGTTTTCTATATTGGATCTTCCGGACACTGATATAACGTCATTTTTTCATAACTGCTTCAAGTTTATAGAGAAAGCCAAGGCACAG AATGGAGTTGTGCTTGTTCACTGCAATGCTGGAGTTTCCCGCTCTGCCGCGATAGTCATTGGATACCTGATGTCTATGGAATACCTGCATTTTGATGATGCTTTTTCATTAGTGAAGGGTGCCAGACCTGCTATTTGTCCAAATCCAGGCTTTATGGCGCAGTTAAGGAAATACAAACCATGCGATGGACGTCAGTTCAGTGGAAATGAAGATCCCTGA